The sequence below is a genomic window from Oscillospiraceae bacterium.
GTCCATGGAGAACACGCCGTCGGTGGCGATGAGCTTCACCGGGCAGTCCCTGGCCTCCTCCAGGCAGCGGCGCAGGTCGGCCATGTCGTTGTTGCGGAAGCGCCAGCGCTTGGCCTTGCACAGGCGCACGCCGTCGATGATGGAGGCGTGGTTGAGCTCGTCGCTGATCACGGCGTCCGCCTCGTCCAGCAGGGTCTCAAAGAGGCCGCCGTTGGCGTCGAAGCAGGAGGAGTAGAGGATGGTGTCCTCCATGCCCAAAAAGCCGGAGAGCTTCTTCTCCAGATCCTTGTGGATCTGCTGGGTGCCGCAGATGAAGCGGACGGAGGACATGCCGTAGCCCCAGCGGTCCAGGCTCTCCTTGGCGGCCTCGGCGGGGCGGGGGTCGCCGGCCAGGCCCAGGTAGTTGTTGGCGCACATGTTGATGACGTTGTGGGCGGCGGTGGTGTCGATGTGGCCCAGCTGCTTGGTGGTGATGACGCGCTCGCCCTTCCAGGTGCCGGCGTCCTTGATGTCCACCAGGGTCTTGGCGTAGCGGTCCAGCGCGGATTTTCTCATAATAGTCTCCTCCTAGCCCTGCTCGGCGGTGGTCCAGTCCAGCACCACCTTGCCGCTGTTTCCGGTGTTCATAATTGCGAAGCCCTGCTCGAAGTCCTTGAAATCGAAGCGGTGGGTGATGATCCCGTCGATGTTCAGGCCGCTTCTGAGCATGGCCATCATCTTGTACCAGGTCTCAAAGATCTTGCGGCCGTAGATGCCCTTGATGTTCAGCCCGCCGAAGACCACCTTGTTCCAGTCGATCTGGGGGGGATTGTTGTGGATGCCCAGCAGGGCGATGTTGCCGCCGTTGTCCATGGTGTCCACCATGGAGGAGAAGGCGCTGGAGGTGCCCGACATCTCCAGGCCCACGTCGAAGCCCTCCTTCATGCCCAGCCGCTCCATGGCGTCCTCCAGCTTCTCGCGGGAGACGTTGACGGTGGTGATGTCCCTGGCCAGGCCCCGGGCCAGATCCAGGCGGTAGTCGTTGATGTCGGTGATGACCACGTGGCGCGCCCCGCAGTGGCGGCAGATGGCGGCCGCCATGCAGCCGATGGGGCCGGCGCCGGTAATAAGTACGTCCTCGCCCACCAGATCGTAGGTCAGCGCGGTGTGGACGGCGTTGCCCAGGGGGTCGAAGGAGGAGCAAAGGTCCTCCGGGATGCCGGGCTCCATCACCACCACGTTGGCCGCCGGGAGCACCAGGTACTCCGCGAACGCGCCGTCCCGGTCCACGCCGATGCCCTGGGTGCTGCGGCACAGGTGCCGCCGGCCGGCCCGGCAGTTGCGGCACACGCCGCAGACCACGTGCCCCTCGCCGGAGACGATCTCCCCCTGCGAGAAGCCCTTCACGTTGGAGCCCATCTCCACGATCTCACCCACGAACTCGTGGCCGATGGTGAGGGCGGGCTTGATGTGGCTCTGGGACCAGGTGTCCCAGTTGTAGATGTGCAGGTCGGTGCCGCAGATGGAGGTCTTGCGGATCTTCACCTTCACGTCGTTGGGCCCCACCTGGGGCACGGGCACCTTCTTCAGGGTGAGCCCGGGGGCGGCGGTCTCCTTGACCAGGGCGTACATCATCTCGCTCATGGTGCGCTCTCCTTCCTTTGCTGTCCTTATAACAGCTTCCGTTGTCCTCTGTGGAAGGACATAACCGGGTTTTGTCCTTCTCCTGTGGACGCATTATATCACCTTCCCTAAGGGCTGGCAAGAGAGCGGAGGGAATTTCTGCAACTTGCACAAAAAAGGCGCCCGGGCCTGGAAGGGCCCGGACGCCTTGGGGTTTGATCAGGAGGGGAGGAA
It includes:
- the tdh gene encoding L-threonine 3-dehydrogenase, translating into MSEMMYALVKETAAPGLTLKKVPVPQVGPNDVKVKIRKTSICGTDLHIYNWDTWSQSHIKPALTIGHEFVGEIVEMGSNVKGFSQGEIVSGEGHVVCGVCRNCRAGRRHLCRSTQGIGVDRDGAFAEYLVLPAANVVVMEPGIPEDLCSSFDPLGNAVHTALTYDLVGEDVLITGAGPIGCMAAAICRHCGARHVVITDINDYRLDLARGLARDITTVNVSREKLEDAMERLGMKEGFDVGLEMSGTSSAFSSMVDTMDNGGNIALLGIHNNPPQIDWNKVVFGGLNIKGIYGRKIFETWYKMMAMLRSGLNIDGIITHRFDFKDFEQGFAIMNTGNSGKVVLDWTTAEQG